TCAGCCAACGCCCCCGGCTTGAGGTCAAAGTGCAGCGAATTAGCCTGAACTTTTAGGGCATTAGGAAGGTCCATAAACCAATTGAGATTCATTGACTTATTGCTGCTGACCCAGAAAATTTGCTGGGTCAGCGTATGCTGAAGGTATTCATTTACACTCAGCAACTGCTGCTGATTGATCTGCAGGCTAATGGCTAAGGTTAACTGGCTGCCGAGCTGCTTATTGAGCTGATCCAACAGCTCGCGGCGAGCATCAACAATATCTTCTAGCGCGCTAACCACATCGTCAGACGGCTTATCCTTATTTTGACTAAGCAACTGGGTGACATAATCCGTTCCTTGGAATAGCGCATCTCGCTTTTCATTGATGTCGAACTGTTCCAAACGTAAGTCGGCAATCTGCGTAGCAACATCGTTAGTCAGTTTTTCCGTCGGCAGATTTTGTTGTTGCTGATAGAGAATGCGCGACAGCAGCAAACTGCCTTTCAGCACCGTTATCTGCTCTTTCAAATTGCGCTCTGCCTGTAGAGAGCGGTCTAGCCAGTTTTTGATACGGATATTTTCCTGAACCAGCGTATTCACGCCCTCGGTCGCTTCGATTAACCGCTTACTCAATTGGCGGTTAATATCGAGCTCGCGCCCAATAATAGGATCCTGCTGAATATCCTGAGTGGCGTCATCAGGGTTTTGCGCTTCCTGCGCCGTCTTTTCAGACTGGGTTAAGCGCTTGCCGTTTTCTACCTCGCGAACCAGTTGAACCATGTGTTCTAACTGATTGATTCTGGCATTGGCGTAATCACGCTGCTTTTGCAGGGAATCTTGTAATGCAGTGTTAGCCGACAAGCTTTGGCGCTGGTAGTCGAGGGACATGTTCAGCATCGCCATTTGCGTATTCAGCATGTTTTGCTGTGTTGGACGCATATTGCTGGGATCGGATAACGCGTTTCGGATTTGTTGTATCTGTTGTGACGTCGCCATCATGCTGCTTTGCGCACGCTCTGGCTGGGTCTGAAGAGAAATAAGCTGGCTATTAAAATTGGCTAAGTCTTCCTGCGCGCTTTGTAGGTCATCCAGCGTGCTGCCCATCCTGTTTTCTAGCTGGCGCAAAGAGAGCGTCGACAGCGACGAACGCGTGATGGCTTCGCTATCGGCCTGTTGAATAGATTCTAATCCGCTGAGCGCCTGATTTAGCTTGAGCGGAGCTTGTTGAATCTGCTGTTTAAGCTGCTGGCTTTCCTGCTTGATGCGGTCGATACCGTCGAGGTATTCGAGCGTTTTCATCAAATCCTGTTGCGAAAGCTTTTCTCCCGGCGACAGCGATTTCTGCTTACTTAAAGAATCTAACTGGTTCTGCACTTCAGCCCGCGTCGATATATCGCCGCTCAGTGCTAACGCATAATCAGGAACCAATAAAATAAGCACACTAATAATTAGTGAAATTAAATAAAACTGTGCGCGCCGAGTTAATTTAACAGAGCGTAACGTAATGCTGCCAGCCATCATGGGAAGAGATCGTTTAACGGGAAGAGTAGATTAGCGTAGCACGAAGATATTAAGACAATGAATAGGCAAAAGCCGAAAATGAAATCTATTTTTTATATAATAAATAAGGACGACATTTGTGTGGGAATTAATCCCTATCGTCCTCGTTAAGGTTCAATGCAAAATTAGAACGTAAGCACCTTGTCTGCGGCTAGCGTCCACTGAGCCAGCTCAACCAACGTCCCAATCTCAACCCCGTCAATCAACGGTAATGTGCTGATTCCACGGCCATCGGCGCAGGTTTTACACAGTTTAAAAGGCACCTGCTGAGCCGTCAGAATTTCAATCATCTGCTGGAGGTTATAGCCTTCATGGGGCTTTTGTCCGGCTAAACCCGATGTGACAGCATCAGACATCAAAAAGATTTTCAGCTCAATCTCGCCCTGCTGCTCTTTCATCGCAATAGCCAAGCGCAGCGCGTTAAACAATGATTCTTGGCCATAACCGGCCCCATTGGCGATCAAAACAATTTTCTGCATTAGGATTTCCCTCTGTTCAGCGGCGTCATCGCTACCGTATATGCCGGCGCTTCAAACGGCATGCTAACAGCGCCATGCAGGAGATGTTCGCTGTACTTGATCATGTCGATAAAGCTGTCGACCATAAATGAAGCTTCTTCTTTTAAATCAAAGCTTTCTGGTAAAAATAACCAGCTTTCCATTATACCCGTTATATACGAACGCATCATTACCGCTGTGCGCCGAGTATTAAGTTCGGCAGGCAACTGTTGACACTCAATACAGTTACGTAGCACATTTTCGATGCGCTCAAAATTTTCGAGGTACAAAATCTTGCGAATATCAGCTAAAGAACGCATCTCGCCGACAAATTCGCATTTATGAAATATAATTTCCATCAACGCTTTACGGCGTGGGTCATCGACGGTTGCGACTAAGATATAAATTAGGATTTCGCGTAAAATCCTAAGTGGATTATCTGGATACTTTGCTTGATACTCTATCTCTAAGTCACTGACTTTTGATTCGGTCAGGTTCCAGACTTCATTAAAAAGGTCTACTTTATTTTTAAAGTGCCAATAAATTGCGCCACGCGTCACACCAGCTGCGTTGGCAATATCCGTTAGAGAGGTAGCGGACACACCGCGTGCGGAAAACTCACATACTGCCGCTTCAAGTATTTGCAGTCGGGTTGCTTGAGCTTGCTCTTTGGTTTTTCGTGCCATGGCGTTATATTTTTAATGTGCTTTGATTTACATACATTCATGAATGTATGTACCATAACATGCAGTTTTAATTAGCGCAGCAATGGGTTTTCACAAATGAATCAATACCCATTTAACAATCGAACTCTTGAGGTTATCTATGAATAAAAACAGAGGGTTAACGCCTCTGGCGGCCGTGCTAATGTTTTCTGGTAGTTTACTTCTTACAGGATGTAACGACGAAAACGAGCAAAAAGGTCAGCAAAGCGCACCTGAGGTGGGTGTTGTGACGCTGAAAGCTGAGCCGTTGAACGTCACCACTGAGCTTCCTGGACGTACATCTGCATATCGCATCGCAGAAGTTCGCCCTCAGGTTGGCGGTATCATCCTTAAGCGTAACTTCGTGGAAGGCAGCGACATCCAGGCCGGTTCTTCCCTGTATCAAATCGATCCAGCAACTTATCAGGCCGCTTATGACAGCGCACGTGGCGATTTGGCCAAAGCTGAAGCCGCCGCAAATATCGCTCACCTGACAGTCAATCGCTATAAGACATTAGTCGGTACTAAGTACATCAGTCAGCAAGAATACGATACAGCTGTTGCCGACGCGCGTCAGGCGGATGCAGCCGTTACCGCAGCAAAAGCCGCGGTAGAAACTGCACGTATCAATCTGGCTTACACCAAAGTCACTTCGCCAATCAGCGGTCGTATTGGTAAATCCAGCGTGACCGAGGGGGCTTTAGTGACCTCTAATCAGGCTAATGCGCTGGCAACCGTTCAGCAACTTGACCCGATTTATGTCGACGTGACTCAGTCAAGCAATGACTTCCTGCGTTTAAAAGAAGAGCTGGCTAACGGCACTTTAGAGCAGGAAGGCGGTAAGGCTAAGGCTGAACTGGTGTTGGAAAATGGACAGGTTTACGCACAGAAAGGCTCTCTGGAGTTTTCTGACGTCACCGTTGATGAAAGCACTGGCTCAATCACTATTCGCGCCGTGTTCCCGAATCCTAAAGGCGATTTGTTGCCTGGCATGTTTGTGCGCGCTCGTCTGGATGAAGGGATCAAAAACAATGCGTTGCTCGTACCTCAGCAAGGCGTCACCCGTAATCCTCGCGGTGAAGCAACCGTCATGTTAGTCGGTGCCGACAACAAAGTTGAAAACCGTACCGTAACCGCAGCGCAAGCCATCGGTGATAAATGGTTAGTGACCGATGGTCTGAAATCCGGTGACAAAGTGATTGTGACTGGCTTGCAGAAAGTTCGTCCAGGTGTGCAAGTGAAAGTAGAAGAAGCTTCTGCAGGGAACGCTTCAACAAAAGATGCAGCGGCTAGCGAACCGAAGAAGTCTTAAGTGATGCTCGTTGCTGATACATTGATAAAAAGGAGCCAGTAATTCATGGCTAAGTTTTTTATAGATCGACCTATATTCGCCTGGGTTATCGCCATCATTATCATGCTGGCCGGTACGCTAGCGATTATGAAACTACCGGTGGCGCAATATCCAACGATTGCCCCTCCGGCGGTGTCGATCTCCGCAGTCTACCCTGGTGCTGATGCGCAGACGGTGCAGGACACGGTGACACAGATTATCGAACAGAACATGAACGGTATCGATAATCTGATGTACATGTCCTCTACCAGCGACTCATCGGGTAGCGTGTCGATCACGCTTACCTTCCAGTCTGGTACTGACCCGGATATCGCACAGGTTCAGGTGCAGAACAAATTGCAGCTAGCAACGCCGTTGCTGCCGCAAGAAGTTCAGCAACAAGGGATCAGCGTTGAGAAATCCAGTAGTAGCTTCCTGATGGTTGCTGGCTTTATTTCTGATGACGGAAGTATGTCTCAGGATGATATCGCCGACTACGTGGCTTCCAACATTAAAGATCCGATCAGCCGTTCCGAAGGGATTGGTGACGTACAGCTGTTTGGTGCTCAGTACGCGATGCGTATCTGGTTAGACCCAAATAAGCTGAACAACTACCAAATGACCCCTCTGGACGTGATCAACCAGATCAAAGTCCAGAACAACCAGATTGCAGCTGGCCAATTAGGTGGCGCTCCTCCGGTTCCTGGTCAGCAGTTGAACGCCTCAATCATTGCGCAAACGCGCTTACAGACACCGGAAGAATTCGGCAAGATCCTGATGAAGGTTCAAACCGATGGTTCTCGCGTGCTGCTGCGTGACGTAGCCAAGATTGAGCTAGGCGGCGAAAACTATAACGTTATCGCACGCTTTAACGGCAAACCTGCCGCAGGTCTGGGGATTAAACTGGCAACCGGTGCTAATGCACTGGATGCCGCTGAAGGGGTTAAAAAAGAGCTGGCTAAGTTGCAGCCGTTCTTCCCTGCCAGCATGAAGGTTGTTTATCCATACGACACCACGCCGTTCGTTAAGATTTCCATCAACGAAGTTGTGAAAACGTTGTTGGAAGCTATCGTGCTGGTGTTCTTGGTTATGTATCTGTTCTTACAGAACATTCGTGCAACCTTGATCCCAACCATCGCGGTTCCTGTGGTTCTGCTAGGGACGTTTGCTGTTCTATCCGCCTTTGGCTATTCGATAAACACCCTAACCATGTTTGGTATGGTGCTCGCGATAGGCCTCTTGGTGGATGACGCCATCGTTGTGGTGGAAAACGTTGAGCGTGTTATGGCCGAAGAGGGCCTACCACCAAAAGAAGCAACGCGTAAATCCATGGAGCAGATTCAGGGCGCCTTGGTGGGGATTGCGATGGTACTGTCCGCAGTATTTATCCCAATGGCATTCTTCGGTGGTTCAACCGGTGCGATTTATCGTCAGTTCTCCATCACTATCGTTTCCGCGATGGTGCTGTCAGTACTGGTAGCAATGATCCTGACACCGGCTCTGTGTGCCACCATGCTTAAACCGATCGAAAAAGGCAGCCATGGTAAAACCACCGGCTTCTTTGGTTGGTTTAACAACATGTTCGATAAGAGCACCGAGCACTATACGAATTCCGTTGCTGGCATTCTGCGTGGTACCGGTCGTTATCTGCTGATTTACCTGATTATCGTTGTCGGTATGGGTCTGTTGTTTGTCCGTATGCCAACGTCATTCTTACCGGATGAAGATCAGGGTATTGCTCTGACCATGGTTCAGTTACCGTCTGGTGCAACGCAAGAACGTACCAACAAGGTTCTGGCGCAAGTCACTGATTATTTCTTGGATAAAGAAAAAGCCAACGTTCAATCCGTCTTTACCGTGAGTGGCTTCGGCTTCAGCGGTCAAGGTCAGAACAACGGCTTGGCCTTCGTCAGCTTGAAACCTTGGGATGAACGTACCGGTGCAGATAACAAGGTTCCAGCCATTATCGCCCGCGCGACTGGCGCATTCAGTAAGATTAAAGATGGCTTGGTGTTCCCATTCAACCTGCCAGCAATTATCGAACTGGGTACGGCTACCGGCTTTGACTTTGAACTTATCGATCAGGCTGGCCTCGGCCACGAAAAACTGACCGAAGCACGTAATCAGCTGTTAGGCATGGCCGCACAGCATCCAGACACCGTGGTTCGTGTACGTCCAAACGGTTTGGAAGATACGCCGCAGTTCAAGATCATTGTCGATCAGGAAAAAGCACAGGCGTTAGGCGTTTCGATTTCAGACATCAACCAAACGCTGTCTACCGCGTTGGGTGGTACTTATGTGAACGACTTCATCGACCGTGGTCGTGTGAAGAAAGTTTACGTACAGGCTGATGCGCCATATCGTATGCTGCCAAACGATATCAATAACTACTATGTCCGTGGTGATTCAGGACAAATGGTACCGTTCTCAGCGTTCTCATCATCAAAATGGGAATATGGTTCTCCGCGTCTGGAACGATATAACGGCCTGCCATCCATGGAAATCCTTGGGGAAGCTGCACCGGGTAAAAGTACCGGTGAAGCAATGGCTCTGATGGAAGATTTGGTGACCAAGCTGCCTACCGGTATCGGTTTTGACTGGACAGGAATGTCCTATCAGGAACGCCTATCAGGTAACCAAGCTCCGGCGCTGTATGCCATCTCGCTCATCGTGGTCTTCCTATGCTTGGCTGCATTGTATGAAAGCTGGTCAATTCCGTTCTCCGTTATGCTCGTGGTTCCATTGGGCGTTATCGGTGCACTGTTGGCAGCAACGATGCGTGGTATGAACAACGACGTTTACTTCCAAGTAGGCTTGTTGACGACCATCGGACTTTCGGCCAAGAACGCCATACTTATCGTCGAGTTTGCTAAAGACTTGATGGATAAAGAAGGTAAAGGGCTGATTGAAGCGACGTTAGAAGCGGTACGCATGCGTCTACGTCCAATTCTGATGACGTCTCTGGCGTTTATGCTGGGTGTTCTGCCATTGGCTATCAGCTCCGGTGCCGGTTCTGGTGCACAGAATGCGGTAGGTACAGGCGTAATGGGCGGTATGGTTACTGCAACTATTCTGGCCATCTTCTTCGTACCGATGTTCTTTGTGGTCGTTCGCCGTCGCTTTAACAAAGGCGGTGAAGACATTGAACATAGCCATCCCGTTGACCATCAGGTGAAATAATTTATCTCCTGCTCAAAAGGCCGCATATGCGGCCTTTTTTATTGCCCTTCTCGACCATTTCTCACCAGTTTAAAAATCCTGTTCAACAATCCGCTTGCATCGGCAAAAAATGCGCCGCATAATAATTGTTATGTTATAACATAAATAAAGAGTGAGAAATGAAAGCCAATATCCATCCAAACTACCGCACCGTGGTTTTCCACGACACAACCGCAGATGCTTATTACAAAATCGGTTCAACAATCCAATCCGATCGCACTATCGAATTGGATGGGGTTAGCTATCCGTATGTCACGCTAGAGGTCTCTTCCGCTTCCCATCCTTATTACACGGGTAAGCAGAAAGAGTTTTCTAAAGAAGGCAGCGCAGCTAAATTCCAGCAACGTTTCGGTCACTTTATGACGAAGAAAAAACCTGTAGAGGTTAACTAATGCAAGTCTTAAGCTCATTACGATCCGCAAAAAAACGCCACCCTGACTGCAAAATTGTAAAACGTCATGGCCGCATATTTGTTATCTGCAAGTCGAATCCACGCTTCAAAGCCGTACAGGGAGGAAAGAAAAAACGCTGAATATGTCTGTTTTTACTCACCACAGCCCCACATCGTGGGGCTGCTCCCGCCTCTTCATCACACTGCTCTCTTTACCCTGCCTTATGCCTAGTCTTACTTCCAACATATTGAAAAAAAAAGAATCAGCGCTCTAGGACTTAGTTCTCACACCAAGACTCATAAACTCTGCGTAATAAAAAGTAAAATTCACTTGGTTAGGTACCTATTTGTGCAATAATCATAGAGAGATAATTATTTTCAAGTCATTACCCGATGTTTAATTAGTTAAATGCCTTTAGAATCGCAAGGTAATTTGTTTTAGAGTTGTCTGAAAAGCGTTTAAAAAACACGCAAAACGCCTTAATTAAATACTTATTAACACAAATTATCGCCAATCTAGATGTGCTTTTGCTATGATGTTGCGGCCTTTAGTAATGCTTATGGTTGTAAACTGCTTTTGACGTTTATTGTTGTGGCTTCACGGCAACATAGACTAATTCGTTGAGACAACGTTGAGCAAGGTGGAGGCATGATATGGATGAATACACGTCTTATCAGCACGATATAACAGAGCTGAAATACCTCTGCAATATGCTGTATAATCAGGGAATGGAAGTTCTGAGTGATAGCCATCATGGCTGGGTTAATGACCCAACTGCTGTAGCTAATCTGCAACTAAATGAATTAAACGAACATATCGCAACGTTTGGTTTAACGTTCAAGATTAAGTATCCAAAGAGTTCAGAATTAACTGAAATATTAGATGAGTATCTTGACGAAACTTATAGTCTGTTTAGTAATTACAGCATAAATGAACCAGAACTTAAAAAATGGCTTAAAGCAAAAGGCCGTATTTTGCGTTATTTAGCGGGTGAAAAACCAGCATCCGCGTTGAATTTTTAACCTTCGAACAGGAGTTTTTATGACTAAAATTGATTACCTTATGCGTTTACGCAAGTGCACAACGCTAGACACCCTAGAGCGCGTAATTGAAAAAAACAAATACGAACTCTCCGACGATGAGCTAGAAACATTCTACTCAGCCGCCGACCATCGTTTGGCCGAACTTACCATGAACAAACTGTACGATAAGATCCCTGCTGAAGTTTGGAAGTATGTACGTTAATTAGTTAATCTAAGTTGTCACTTAAGAAATTACCTTTATTTATTACTTAACGATTAATAAACACTTTTATCAATTGGATTAATCACCAATGGTTTTCCATTTGTATTTTTGCACCTTACATTAGGTGCTACTGTTTCAGCAGCCAGAAAGAAAAACAGTAAAGGCCAATGACGTATATATACGCTGGCCTTTACTTGCTCTATTCACCTGATAAATCCGTACTACGCCGCAATCTATCTAGGTCAATAGCCTTTTCTTTAATCACATTTAGCTTGGTTTCAGCCGCGACAAGGCCCCATACAGTCCCCTGCTCTTGTTGATAAAACGCATTTATCGCTAGAAAGTAATCATCTTTGTATTTAACCCACCCTCTTTGCGCGATTTTTAGTTTTGCCTGTGCAACTTCGGATTGATCTTTGAGTAATGATTTATACTGTTTATTTAACTCAGCATCCCACGCTTTCATCGCAGTCTGATAACAGTCAGAAATATCTTGTGTCGCAGAAGCCGCATTTTTACAGAGCGCCAAAGCAGCATCGATATCTTTGCCCAAAGGCGTTTTGGCATGTACTGATAGACTGCATGAAAACAACACTATCGCCAGTAACCCTTTCTTCATCACGATAACCTCATTAATTCACCCAATAGAAAGAATATATACAACTTCTCTCGCACTTGCGTATTACCGTTGTGGCAAAACGATGATGATTAGGCAATACAACGGGTTTGAGAATAGGTCAGTAACAGATGAAAGAACCGAAAGGTTTTAAAGCTAAGATAATTACAGAGGTATAAATGGGTGGAGGCCCTGCCAGCTACATCCCGGCACACACGTCGCCTGCTGCGGCTGCTTCCTTCCGGATCTGACCGAGTTCACAAGTTAGCGTTGCGGGAGAACCAACAGGGCCTCCATTGATGAGCGACTGAATTTGCTACTGCATAACGTCATGCATAACTTCAGTGCGGGGGCATTATCAGTGATGCCTCCGCGAAATGCAAGGCTAAGGCTGTCGAACGTCGTTTTATTAAACAATCATTCAATCCATCAGCCCCTTATGGCAAACTGAGCCCATATTCCGAGCCACTAACTTTGAACTTCAACGTCTTATGCCAAAAGATAGCCCATCGATACCTGAAGATAATTTTCGCCAACGTGTTTTGATGTCAATTCACGCTATCCCCTTTGGCAAGGTAGCGACATATGGACAAATAGCTCGCCTTGCGGGCTCCTCACGTGCGGCACGGCAGGTTGGTGGTATTTTACGCAAGCTCCCCCAGGGTTCCTCGATTCCTTGGTATCGCGTTGTCAATCGCAGCGGCAACATCTCTCTGATTGGCCCTGATTACGTACGTCAGCGTACCGCCTTGCAAGATGAAGGCGTCACCTTCAACGCTAGCGGCGTTATCGATTTGGCTCTTTACGGATGGGATCCGTCGCAGCTATAAAAAAACCTGCCACAATGGGCAGGTTTTCTATATCGCCATCGCCTAAACGAATATTAGAAAGGTGATGCTCCCTCAACCTTCTTTTTTTCGCTCAACACGGTGGCTGCACCATCAGCAGAAACAGGCACCAAGACCAGATCTTTCTGCGTGCCAGCGTTGTTATTCACCACTTCATTCAGGGTATCGGTGATGAAGACTAAACGACCGTCGACTTTAATTGCCGCGCTCAGGTTAATACGCTGGTTTGGCTGAATATCCTGAGGATTGAACGGCAGAACAAAGTTATAAGGTGGCTGTTTGCCATCGGTGCGGAACACTTTCTGTGACAACACACGAGCAGGCGCATCCGCCAGAGAAACATCGGCTAAAGTGACCGTAACTTCCGCATTCGGTGGCAGAGCGATGCGCTGACGAATATTCACGCTACCGCGTACCGCTGGGCCGCTAATCTGCGATGCATCTGCAGTCACTTGATTACCCGGAGCCGGCGTTGGAACATCAGCGGCATTTGAAGAACAGCCAGCAACCGTTGCGGTCATCAGTACACCACCTACAATTTTCCAGAGTTTCATAAGTTCGGTCTCCTTCCTTTTATTTTTGTTATCGGATGCCAATCTACAAAAGCACATTGAGCAACCGATACGAGCCTCTTAAAATAGTTTCTTAAACTACGATACTTGATAAGCATGGCACAAAGCGCTGAGTTTTCCAGTTTTATCTACTTTACATTAACATTTTCAGATAATTGAACCCTAGAAACGATGGCACCCCCTTAAATAGTTTTGTGATAAGTTCTGCCATAATTGATAATGCAATTGGGGTTTTCGCTCCTGTTTTCAACACTGGTTAATTAGGATCTCACTCATGAGTCAGGCATTAAAAAATTTACTCGATCTGTTAGATCTGGAAAAAATCGAAGAAGGGATCTATCGCGGGCAGAGTGAAGATCTTGGCTTACGTCAGGTTTTTGGCGGTCAGGTGGTTGGTCAAGCGCTCTATGCCGCGAAACAAACGGTGCCTTTAGAACGCAATATTCACTCCTTTCACAGCTATTTCCTCCGCCCCGGCGATAGCAGCCAGCCGATAATCTATGACGTTGAAAATCTGCGTGACGGCAATAGTTTCAGCGCGCGCAGGGTAAAGGCGGTGCAGCACGGTAAACCTATTTTCTACATGACGGCATCTTTCCAGACTGCAGAAGACGGTTTCGAACACCAAAACGTGATGCCCGATGTACCCGCGCCGGAATCATTAAAATCTGAGTCTGAAATTGCCAGTAGCATGGCGCACCTTATCCCTGAAGCCGTACGTGAAAAATTTACCTGTGAAAAACCGCTTGAGATGCGTCCGGTAAGTTTCCATAACCCTTTGATGGGCAAAGTAGAAGAGCCAATCCGTAACGTTTGGTTCAAAGCCAATGGCGAAATGCCTGACGACCCACGTATTCATCAGTACTTGCTGGGTTACGCGTCTGATTTCAACTTCCTACCAACCGCCTTACAGCCACACGGTAAAGGGTTCTTAGAGCCTGGCATGCAGGTCGCAACGATTGACCATTCGATGTGGTTCCATCGCCCGTTCCGCTTGGATGAGTGGCTACTTTATGCGGTCGAGAGCACCTCAGCGTCTGGCGCTCGCGGTTTTGTGCGTGGACAATTCTATAACCGAGCCGGTGAGCTGATTGCGTCTACGGTGCAGGAAGGCGTAATCCGCCAGCGTTCGTAAAAACGAGCATCACTCATAACGCAAAAGGGCGGATTTCTCCGCCCTTTTCACCTCTGCAATTGAACGATAAAAAAGGAAACTACTGGTTGTACGCGTTCTCACCGTGACTGTTGACGTCTAAGCCTTCACGCTCTTGTTCTTCCGGCACACGCAGGCCAACACAAACATCGGCAATCTTGAAGGCAATTAACGCTGCCACACCGGACCAAACAATGCAGACCACAACGCTAAGAGCCTGCACGCCTAACTGATGACCCATCGTCACCCCTTCGGCATAACCGGTTCCTCCCAAAGACGTTGCAGTTAGGATACCCGTGGCTAAACACCCCACGATACCGCACACGCCATGTACACCGAATACGTCACAGGTATCATCCACCTTCAGCCAGCGTTTCAGCATCACCACGCCCCACAGCCCAGCGATACCCGCAATCAGGCCGAGCAACAGCGCGCCCCCCACTCCAACGGTGCCTGCGGCAGGCGTTACCGCAACCAGCCCAGCGATACAGCCAGAACACGCGCCCAGCAGAGAGGGTTTCCCGCGCGTCATCCACTCAGCTAATACCCAAGACAGAATCGCCCCCGCCGTCGCTACCACCGTATTCACAAAGGCCAGCGCGGCAATTTCATTCGCTGCACTTGCCGAGCCTGCGTTAAAGCCAAACCAACCGATATACAGAATCGCAGTTCCCATAAAGACCATCGGTAGGTTATGAGGCTTGAAGGCTTCTTTGCCAAATCCTGCACGCTTACCTAACAGATACGCACCAACCAAACCTGCAATCGCCGCATTAATATGCACAACCGTCCCACCCGCAAA
This is a stretch of genomic DNA from Hafnia alvei. It encodes these proteins:
- the tesB gene encoding acyl-CoA thioesterase II; translated protein: MSQALKNLLDLLDLEKIEEGIYRGQSEDLGLRQVFGGQVVGQALYAAKQTVPLERNIHSFHSYFLRPGDSSQPIIYDVENLRDGNSFSARRVKAVQHGKPIFYMTASFQTAEDGFEHQNVMPDVPAPESLKSESEIASSMAHLIPEAVREKFTCEKPLEMRPVSFHNPLMGKVEEPIRNVWFKANGEMPDDPRIHQYLLGYASDFNFLPTALQPHGKGFLEPGMQVATIDHSMWFHRPFRLDEWLLYAVESTSASGARGFVRGQFYNRAGELIASTVQEGVIRQRS
- the amtB gene encoding ammonium transporter AmtB, with the protein product MMKTRLSTLALGSALLLPGAAMAATPAVADKADNAFMMICTALVLFMTIPGIGLFYGGLLRSKNVLSLMTQVMVTFAAICVLWIVYGYSLAFGSGNAIFGNLDEVMLKGIGLTDLTGSFYKMIHVAFQGSFACITVGLIVGSFAERIRFSAVLIFAVLWFTISYIPMAHMVWGGGYLAADGALDFAGGTVVHINAAIAGLVGAYLLGKRAGFGKEAFKPHNLPMVFMGTAILYIGWFGFNAGSASAANEIAALAFVNTVVATAGAILSWVLAEWMTRGKPSLLGACSGCIAGLVAVTPAAGTVGVGGALLLGLIAGIAGLWGVVMLKRWLKVDDTCDVFGVHGVCGIVGCLATGILTATSLGGTGYAEGVTMGHQLGVQALSVVVCIVWSGVAALIAFKIADVCVGLRVPEEQEREGLDVNSHGENAYNQ
- a CDS encoding YbaY family lipoprotein, which produces MKLWKIVGGVLMTATVAGCSSNAADVPTPAPGNQVTADASQISGPAVRGSVNIRQRIALPPNAEVTVTLADVSLADAPARVLSQKVFRTDGKQPPYNFVLPFNPQDIQPNQRINLSAAIKVDGRLVFITDTLNEVVNNNAGTQKDLVLVPVSADGAATVLSEKKKVEGASPF